The Quercus robur chromosome 7, dhQueRobu3.1, whole genome shotgun sequence genome has a segment encoding these proteins:
- the LOC126692469 gene encoding uncharacterized protein LOC126692469, protein MDRKSRKRRNGCDSIEETLAKWKILNNQYDFGKDGVDVTRKFPAKGSTKGCMPGKGGPENSGCKYRGVRQRTWGKWVAEIREPFKGDAARRKSSRLWLGTFDSAVEAALAYDEAAKAMYGNLARLNFPKYCEESTYSNALSSDTFKSSPKELSDSYGVGEVKESKMNNLSPAGKLYRSKVAVKESEEKQNCSEACVSNESTEELKVTPERSDQLKKERSEGCIPGCSQNNETEELKLEHTLRQPRKVKCKLRSGANPSNDVKVEMSTMSKQMKGELIGGLKSSGFNDKHNNRLHYEPIDAASNTSIHCKFSDDAEIDTMEMREETNGEFAEVLNSDDAFNGINDFLHGLTTDVDCNPRTDNMAIMSDEMMGESSEICKFNDYIDFHNTYDVLHDAPIDVNCNQISYCKPCNVEGEMPVMKKQMKRELSEIMEFPYCNFFNDYNGLYKPSYNGVKSDKALTREDIQENYTDSSYSNGFDNRSHYLHNWSTNRAMEPLGEGSSVNSTLKQEGNYDFNRLESASIGYPLRGRPSCFSRCLQNSDTYLPGSSNQKQESDSGVDYNLEPEYNFSSLEQHTQLESGRGYNWDVVKSDYDTRLLEEQQCFDLWSSEWGY, encoded by the exons AT GGATAGAAAATCAAGAAAGAGACGTAATGGGTGTGATTCAATAGAAGAAACTTTAGCAAAGTGGAAGATTTTAAACAATCAATATGATTTTGGAAAAGATGGAGTTGATGTGACACGTAAATTTCCGGCCAAGGGCTCAACAAAGGGGTGTATGCCAGGAAAAGGCGGCCCAGAGAACTCAGGTTGCAAATATAGAGGTGTTAGACAGAGGACTTGGGGCAAGTGGGTGGCCGAAATTCGGGAGCCGTTTAAAGGGGACGCTGCACGGAGAAAGAGTAGCCGGCTTTGGCTTGGTACTTTTGACAGTGCTGTTGAAGCAGCTCTTGCTTATGATGAAGCTGCAAAAGCTATGTATGGTAATTTGGCTCGTCTAAATTTCCCCAAGTACTGTGAGGAATCAACGTACTCCAATGCATTGTCCTCAGATACATTTAAAAGCTCACCAAAGGAATTATCAGATAGTTATGGTGTTGGTGAGGTTAAGGAATCAAAGATGAATAATCTGTCCCCTGCAGGCAAGCTTTACCGTTCCAAAGTTGCTGTTAAGGAATCAGAGGAGAAACAAAACTGTTCTGAGGCCTGCGTGTCAAATGAATCAACAGAGGAATTGAAGGTAACACCAGAACGTTCTGACCAGTTAAAAAAAGAACGTTCTGAGGGTTGCATACCTGGCTGTTCTCAAAATAATGAGACTGAGGAATTGAAGCTAGAACACACTTTGAGACAGCCTAGAAAAGTGAAATGTAAATTAAGATCTGGTGCTAACCCTTCAAATGATGTTAAAGTTGAAATGTCGACAATGAGCAAACAAATGAAGGGAGAACTTATAGGAGGTTTAAAATCCAGTGGTTTCAATGATAAACATAATAATCGATTGCATTATGAGCCCATAGATGCAGCCTCGAATACAAGTATTCATTGCAAGTTTTCTGATGATGCTGAAATTGACACGATGGAAATGAGGGAAGAAACTAATGGAGAATTTGCAGAAGTATTAAATTCTGATGATGCTTTCAACGGTATTAATGATTTCTTGCATGGTTTGACCACAGATGTGGACTGCAATCCAAGAACTGATAATATGGCGATAATGAGTGATGAAATGATGGGAGAATCATCAGAAATATGTAAATTCAACGACTATATTGATTTCCACAATACTTATGATGTATTGCATGATGCACCTATAGATGTAAACTGCAATCAAATAAGTTATTGCAAGCCTTGTAATGTTGAAGGTGAAATGCCGGTGAtgaagaaacaaatgaagagaGAACTTTCAGAAATCATGGAATTTccatattgtaattttttcaatGATTATAATGGCTTGTATAAGCCTTCTTATAATGGTGTCAAATCTGATAAAGCTTTGACAAGGGAAGACATACAGGAAAATTATACAGATTCCAGTTACAGTAATGGTTTCGACAACAGGTCTCACTACCTGCATAATTGGTCAACAAACAGAGCTATGGAGCCTTTGGGTGAAGGCAGCAGTGTTAATTCTACATTGAAACAAGAGGGAAATTATGATTTTAATCGATTGGAGTCGGCTTCTATAGGCTACCCACTAAGAGGAAGGCCGTCTTGTTTTTCTCGCTGTTTGCAGAACTCAGACACTTACTTGCCTGGGAGCTCAAATCAAAAGCAAGAGTCAGATTCTGGCGTGGACTACAATTTGGAGCCTGAATATAATTTCAGCTCATTGGAACAGCATACGCAGCTAGAATCAGGAAGAGGTTACAATTGGGATGTTGTGAAATCAGATTATGATACTCGCTTATTGGAAGAGCAGCAATGTTTTGATTTATGGTCCTCCGAGTGGGGATATTAG
- the LOC126692472 gene encoding uncharacterized protein LOC126692472, producing the protein MDDLPIEKIAISGPTLASLIQRFSTSPGPIDGLLYGHVSLLTPSTLSDDTSSSLPSTSTSLPPISSSSQTLIATITSFLSLSAGHVNPLLLPPPPPSSSLLGWFSARRRSPLRPSLREFSLSHSLSSLPSLSFPILSSRSSLSPCIFLLLSSPIHDQTIHTHEYRAYQFRSSLLSFDPKSIEVINIGPAFRSHYGAFSPNSPFPSLPCDHSSSMAVDDGKEEEERLRAEQTQLDDCAEGFQVGRLSKLMGNEAANYSAGLEDLYGKMLVKIETLARQVEQSSALVFEQENHNRKLKYKAARFTGSE; encoded by the exons aTGGACGATCTTCCCATAGAGAAGATAGCAATATCAGGACCCACCCTAGCCTCCTTGATCCAACGGTTCTCCACTTCCCCAGGCCCAATAGACGGGCTCCTATACGGCCACGTGTCCCTCCTCACTCCCTCCACTCTCTCCGACGACACTTCCTCTTCCCTTCCCTCCACTTCCACTTCCCTCCCTCCCATTTCCTCTTCCTCCCAAACCCTAATCGCCACCATCACATCCTTCCTCTCCCTTTCCGCCGGCCACGTCAACCCCCTCCTCCTCCCTCCTCCGCCGCCCTCCTCCTCCCTCCTCGGCTGGTTCTCCGCCCGCCGCCGCTCCCCTCTCCGCCCTTCCCTCCGCgaattctctctctcccactCCCTCTCCTCCCTCCCTTCCCTTTCCTTCCCAATCCTCTCCTCtcgctcctctctctctccttgcATTTTCCTCCTCCTCTCCTCTCCGATCCACGACCAAACCATCCACACTCACGAATACCGCGCCTACCAGTTCCGCTCCTCTCTCCTTTCCTTCGATCCCAAATCCATCGAAGTTATCAACATCGGCCCAGCTTTCCGCTCCCATTACGGTGCGTTTAGCCCTAACTCCCCTTTCCCTTCTCTGCCTTGCGACCATAGCTCCTCCATGGCTGTTGACGACGGGAAGGAAGAGGAGGAGAGGCTGAGAGCTGAGCAGACTCAGCTCGACGATTGCGCCGAGGGATTCCAGGTTGGGAGATTGAGCAAGTTGATGGGAAATGAGGCCGCCAATTACTCCGCCGGATTGGAGGATTTGTACGGGAAAATGCTCGTTAAGATCGAGACCTTGGCAAGGCAAGTCGAGCAGAGCTCTGCTCTGGTTTTCGAGCAG GAAAATCATAATAGGAAGTTGAAATACAAAGCTGCTCGGTTCACTGGATCTGAATAA
- the LOC126692470 gene encoding protein DETOXIFICATION 44, chloroplastic isoform X2 yields the protein MASTLTRHHLLCLYSPKPNPSSFKSQSPIRNPNFSFRLRTTVLKSSPQKRVSTPIETPPQDLKPAETPPPRVDPVPPSFSSRLRRLRDGIKFDELALEILSIALPAALALAADPIASLVDSAFVGHLGSVELAAVGVSVSVFNLVSKLFNVPLLNITTSFVAEEQALISKAAKDSEMDKGEHKGKVLLPSVSTSLALAASIGIAEAVALSFGSGFLMNIMGIPADSPMRVPAEQFLTWRAFGAPPIVIALAAQGTFRGFKDTKTPLYAIGAGNLLNALLDPILIFLFGIGIGGAAIATVISEYLIAFILLWELNGKVLLISPNIDGRKVASYLKSGGLLIGRTLAVLVTMTLATSMAAREGPIPMAGHQICIQVWLAVSLLTDALALAGQALLASGYSQGNYEQSRQVIYRVLQIGLVSGTALAVILFLGFGAFSSLFTTDLEVLTIAWSGILFVAGSQPMNALAFVLDGLYYGVSDFGYAAYSMVLVGLISSMYLLVAAPAFGLAGVWSGLFLFMTLRVVAGIWRLGSKSGPWKMVWSEMKQESE from the exons ATGGCGAGTACTCTCACGCGCCATCACCTTCTCTGCCTATACTCACCGAAGCCCAATCCATCGTCGTTTAAATCCCAATCCCCAATCAGAAACCCGAATTTCTCGTTTCGTCTTCGAACCACCGTGCTCAAATCTTCGCCTCAGAAACGCGTTTCCACGCCAATAGAAACTCCGCCGCAAGACCTCAAACCAGCCGAAACTCCTCCGCCTCGGGTCGACCCGGTCCCTCCGTCGTTTTCTTCTCGTCTCCGTCGTTTAAG AGATGGGATTAAGTTCGATGAATTGGCGCTGGAGATTTTGTCGATAGCATTGCCGGCGGCTTTGGCTTTGGCCGCCGATCCGATAGCGTCTTTGGTTGATTCTGCCTTTGTTGGCCACTTAG GATCGGTTGAATTGGCTGCAGTTGGGGTATCGGTTTCGGTTTTCAATCTGGTATCCAAATTGTTTAATGTTCCATTGCTCAACATCACAACGTCGTTTGTTGCTGAGGAGCAGGCATTGATTAGTAAAGCCGCTAAAGATTCTGAAATGGACAAAG GTGAGCACAAAGGCAAGGTTCTCCTTCCCTCCGTATCAACTTCTTTAGCACTTGCTGCTAGCATTGGCATTGCTGAAGCTGTTGCACTCTCTTTCGGCTCTGGTTTCTTGATGAATATCATGGGTATACCTGCT GACTCACCAATGCGAGTGCCAGCTGAGCAGTTTCTTACTTGGAGGGCCTTTGGTGCTCCACCAATTGTTATTGCACTAGCTGCACAAGGCACTTTTCGTGGATTTAAGGACACAAAGACCCCTCTTTATGCCATTG GTGCAGGCAACTTACTTAATGCATTATTGGATCCAATATTGATCTTTCTTTTTGGTATTGGCATTGGTGGAGCTGCAATTGCTACTGTGATTTCTGA ATATTTAATTGCTTTTATTCTTCTTTGGGAACTGAATGGAAAAGTATTGCTTATTTCTCCTAACATTGATGGGAGAAAAGTTGCTAGCTATCTAAAATCTG GTGGGCTTCTCATTGGGAGGACCCTAGCTGTGCTTGTAACCATGACACTGGCGACATCCATGGCAGCTAGAGAGGGTCCTATCCCTATGGCTGGTCATCAAATTTGCATACAAGTTTGGTTGGCAGTGTCTTTGCTTACTGATGCTTTAGCTCTTGCTGGTCAG GCTCTGCTTGCAAGTGGTTACTCACAAGGAAATTATGAACAGTCACGTCAAGTGATTTACAGAGTTCTTCAG ATTGGTTTAGTGTCAGGAACTGCATTGGCTGttattttatttcttggatTTGGGGCATTTTCTAGTTTGTTCACCACAGACTTGGAAGTTCTGACAATTGCCTGGTCTGGTATTTTG TTTGTTGCTGGATCACAGCCAATGAATGCTTTAGCATTTGTTCTTGATGGGCTCTACTATGGGGTTTCAGACTTTGGATATGCTGCCTACTCTATG GTGCTCGTTGGGTTGATCTCTTCAATGTACCTACTGGTGGCTGCTCCAGCATTTGGTCTTGCTGGTGTCTGGTCAGGGTTGTTTCTTTTCATGACCTTGCGTGTAGTAGCTGGAATTTGGAG GTTGGGATCAAAAAGTGGACCATGGAAAATGGTCTGGTCTGAGATGAAGCAAGAAAGTGAGTGA
- the LOC126692470 gene encoding protein DETOXIFICATION 44, chloroplastic isoform X1: MASTLTRHHLLCLYSPKPNPSSFKSQSPIRNPNFSFRLRTTVLKSSPQKRVSTPIETPPQDLKPAETPPPRVDPVPPSFSSRLRRLRDGIKFDELALEILSIALPAALALAADPIASLVDSAFVGHLGSVELAAVGVSVSVFNLVSKLFNVPLLNITTSFVAEEQALISKAAKDSEMDKDRAGEHKGKVLLPSVSTSLALAASIGIAEAVALSFGSGFLMNIMGIPADSPMRVPAEQFLTWRAFGAPPIVIALAAQGTFRGFKDTKTPLYAIGAGNLLNALLDPILIFLFGIGIGGAAIATVISEYLIAFILLWELNGKVLLISPNIDGRKVASYLKSGGLLIGRTLAVLVTMTLATSMAAREGPIPMAGHQICIQVWLAVSLLTDALALAGQALLASGYSQGNYEQSRQVIYRVLQIGLVSGTALAVILFLGFGAFSSLFTTDLEVLTIAWSGILFVAGSQPMNALAFVLDGLYYGVSDFGYAAYSMVLVGLISSMYLLVAAPAFGLAGVWSGLFLFMTLRVVAGIWRLGSKSGPWKMVWSEMKQESE; encoded by the exons ATGGCGAGTACTCTCACGCGCCATCACCTTCTCTGCCTATACTCACCGAAGCCCAATCCATCGTCGTTTAAATCCCAATCCCCAATCAGAAACCCGAATTTCTCGTTTCGTCTTCGAACCACCGTGCTCAAATCTTCGCCTCAGAAACGCGTTTCCACGCCAATAGAAACTCCGCCGCAAGACCTCAAACCAGCCGAAACTCCTCCGCCTCGGGTCGACCCGGTCCCTCCGTCGTTTTCTTCTCGTCTCCGTCGTTTAAG AGATGGGATTAAGTTCGATGAATTGGCGCTGGAGATTTTGTCGATAGCATTGCCGGCGGCTTTGGCTTTGGCCGCCGATCCGATAGCGTCTTTGGTTGATTCTGCCTTTGTTGGCCACTTAG GATCGGTTGAATTGGCTGCAGTTGGGGTATCGGTTTCGGTTTTCAATCTGGTATCCAAATTGTTTAATGTTCCATTGCTCAACATCACAACGTCGTTTGTTGCTGAGGAGCAGGCATTGATTAGTAAAGCCGCTAAAGATTCTGAAATGGACAAAG ATCGTGCAGGTGAGCACAAAGGCAAGGTTCTCCTTCCCTCCGTATCAACTTCTTTAGCACTTGCTGCTAGCATTGGCATTGCTGAAGCTGTTGCACTCTCTTTCGGCTCTGGTTTCTTGATGAATATCATGGGTATACCTGCT GACTCACCAATGCGAGTGCCAGCTGAGCAGTTTCTTACTTGGAGGGCCTTTGGTGCTCCACCAATTGTTATTGCACTAGCTGCACAAGGCACTTTTCGTGGATTTAAGGACACAAAGACCCCTCTTTATGCCATTG GTGCAGGCAACTTACTTAATGCATTATTGGATCCAATATTGATCTTTCTTTTTGGTATTGGCATTGGTGGAGCTGCAATTGCTACTGTGATTTCTGA ATATTTAATTGCTTTTATTCTTCTTTGGGAACTGAATGGAAAAGTATTGCTTATTTCTCCTAACATTGATGGGAGAAAAGTTGCTAGCTATCTAAAATCTG GTGGGCTTCTCATTGGGAGGACCCTAGCTGTGCTTGTAACCATGACACTGGCGACATCCATGGCAGCTAGAGAGGGTCCTATCCCTATGGCTGGTCATCAAATTTGCATACAAGTTTGGTTGGCAGTGTCTTTGCTTACTGATGCTTTAGCTCTTGCTGGTCAG GCTCTGCTTGCAAGTGGTTACTCACAAGGAAATTATGAACAGTCACGTCAAGTGATTTACAGAGTTCTTCAG ATTGGTTTAGTGTCAGGAACTGCATTGGCTGttattttatttcttggatTTGGGGCATTTTCTAGTTTGTTCACCACAGACTTGGAAGTTCTGACAATTGCCTGGTCTGGTATTTTG TTTGTTGCTGGATCACAGCCAATGAATGCTTTAGCATTTGTTCTTGATGGGCTCTACTATGGGGTTTCAGACTTTGGATATGCTGCCTACTCTATG GTGCTCGTTGGGTTGATCTCTTCAATGTACCTACTGGTGGCTGCTCCAGCATTTGGTCTTGCTGGTGTCTGGTCAGGGTTGTTTCTTTTCATGACCTTGCGTGTAGTAGCTGGAATTTGGAG GTTGGGATCAAAAAGTGGACCATGGAAAATGGTCTGGTCTGAGATGAAGCAAGAAAGTGAGTGA